In the Hordeum vulgare subsp. vulgare chromosome 7H, MorexV3_pseudomolecules_assembly, whole genome shotgun sequence genome, one interval contains:
- the LOC123412192 gene encoding protein NRT1/ PTR FAMILY 8.3-like isoform X3, producing the protein MTNSVLILERWCACRHRVLLLPGLLRHLLQPRHLPHRRPGPEQRRRGEERVHLAGHLLPHAPRRRRRRRLLLRKGMLMTAFSAYLPLLVEKGVSFRGLTSSNIVPVQEFILFLGLYMIAVGLGGLRPCLMSFGADQFDDGDPSERATKGSFFNWYLFNMSCASLISGTAIVWVQDRYGWALGLTVPAVVLAVGLSCLVAASRTYRFQRTRGSPLTRVCQVVVAAVRKSCVELPADSSLLYNMPEDDLAMKGAQRIEHTSDLRFFDKAAIVVASDKEASAPARSSPWRLCAVTQVEELKILVRMLPLWATVVFFYAVSVQVSSTFVEQGRAMDAIVGSVRVPPASMSTFDIITIIVLVPLYDRVFVPAARRLTGREKGISELQRIGAGLAMPVLAMAAAALLETARLRAAKAAPLAPNSTSVLWQAPQYALVGVGQLLTTIGQLDFFYSQAPAAMKTVCTALGLLAVAAGGYLSSFLLTAVQWATATGDKPGWIPDDLNEGHLDRFFWMMAGLGCLNLIAYWSCARRYKYRKGC; encoded by the exons ATGACTAATTCAGTTTTGATCTTGGAACGATGGTGTGCATGCAGGCACCGAGTTCTGCTACTGCCTGGCCTTCTACGGCATCTCCTACAACCTCGTCACCTACCTCACCGGCGTCCTGGGCCAGAGCAACGTCGCCGCGGCGAGGAACGTGTCCACCTGGCAGGCCACCTGCTTCCTCATGCCCCTCGGCGGCGCCGTCGTCGCCGACTCCTACTGCGGAAG GGCATGCTCATGACAGCGTTCTCGGCGTACCTGCCGCTGCTCGTCGAGAAGGGCGTGTCGTTCAGAGGCCTCACCTCCTCCAACATCGTGCCGGTCCAGGAGTTCATCTTGTTTCTCGGCCTCTACATGATTGCCGTCGGGTTGGGCGGACTCCGGCCGTGCCTCATGTCCTTCGGCGCCGACCAGTTCGACGACGGCGACCCGTCGGAGCGCGCCACCAAGGGCTCCTTCTTCAACTGGTACCTGTTCAACATGAGCTGCGCGTCGCTGATATCCGGCACCGCCATCGTGTGGGTGCAGGATCGTTACGGCTGGGCGCTGGGCCTCACCGTCCCGGCGGTCGTCCTGGCCGTCGGGCTTTCTTGCCTGGTCGCGGCGTCACGGACGTACAGGTTCCAACGAACTCGCGGCAGCCCGCTCACCAGAGTGTGCCAGGTCGTGGTTGCTGCCGTGAGGAAGTCCTGCGTCGAGCTGCCGGCCGATAGCTCTCTGCTCTACAACATGCCGGAAGACGACCTCGCCATGAAGGGTGCTCAGAGGATCGAACACACCTCTGATCTCCG ATTCTTCGACAAGGCCGCCATTGTCGTGGCTTCGGACAAGGAGGCGTCCGCGCCGGCGCGGAGCAGCCCGTGGAGACTCTGCGCCGTGACGCAGGTCGAGGAGCTCAAGATTCTCGTGCGGATGCTGCCGCTCTGGGCGACCGTCGTCTTCTTCTATGCCGTGTCGGTGCAGGTCTCGTCGACATTCGTGGAGCAAGGCAGGGCGATGGACGCCATCGTCGGCTCCGTGCGCGTCCCGCCCGCGTCCATGTCCACCTTCGATATAATCACCATCATCGTCCTGGTCCCTCTCTACGACCGGGTCTTCGTTCCGGCGGCAAGAAGGCTCACCGGGAGAGAGAAGGGCATCTCGGAGCTGCAGAGGATCGGTGCCGGCCTCGCCATGCCcgtgctcgccatggccgccgcggCGCTTCTAGAGACGGCGCGCCTCCGCGCGGCGAAGGCGGCGCCCCTGGCGCCAAACTCGACGAGCGTGCTGTGGCAGGCGCCGCAGTACGCGCTGGTGGGCGTGGGCCAGCTGCTCACCACCATTGGGCAGCTCGACTTCTTCTACAGCCAGGCGCCGGCCGCCATGAAGACCGTGTGCACGGCGCTCGGGCTCCTCGCGGTAGCGGCCGGTGGCTACCTGAGCTCCTTCCTACTGACGGCCGTGCAGTGGGCGACGGCGACCGGCGACAAACCGGGGTGGATCCCCGACGACCTGAACGAAGGTCATCTGGATCGCTTCTTCTGGATGATGGCCGGACTTGGTTGCCTAAATCTGATCGCGTACTGGAGCTGCGCCAGGAGGTACAAATACAGGAAGGGttgctga
- the LOC123412192 gene encoding protein NRT1/ PTR FAMILY 8.3-like isoform X5 produces the protein MSCPGGAGMLMTAFSAYLPLLVEKGVSFRGLTSSNIVPVQEFILFLGLYMIAVGLGGLRPCLMSFGADQFDDGDPSERATKGSFFNWYLFNMSCASLISGTAIVWVQDRYGWALGLTVPAVVLAVGLSCLVAASRTYRFQRTRGSPLTRVCQVVVAAVRKSCVELPADSSLLYNMPEDDLAMKGAQRIEHTSDLRFFDKAAIVVASDKEASAPARSSPWRLCAVTQVEELKILVRMLPLWATVVFFYAVSVQVSSTFVEQGRAMDAIVGSVRVPPASMSTFDIITIIVLVPLYDRVFVPAARRLTGREKGISELQRIGAGLAMPVLAMAAAALLETARLRAAKAAPLAPNSTSVLWQAPQYALVGVGQLLTTIGQLDFFYSQAPAAMKTVCTALGLLAVAAGGYLSSFLLTAVQWATATGDKPGWIPDDLNEGHLDRFFWMMAGLGCLNLIAYWSCARRYKYRKGC, from the exons ATGTCATGTCCCGGTGGTGCA GGCATGCTCATGACAGCGTTCTCGGCGTACCTGCCGCTGCTCGTCGAGAAGGGCGTGTCGTTCAGAGGCCTCACCTCCTCCAACATCGTGCCGGTCCAGGAGTTCATCTTGTTTCTCGGCCTCTACATGATTGCCGTCGGGTTGGGCGGACTCCGGCCGTGCCTCATGTCCTTCGGCGCCGACCAGTTCGACGACGGCGACCCGTCGGAGCGCGCCACCAAGGGCTCCTTCTTCAACTGGTACCTGTTCAACATGAGCTGCGCGTCGCTGATATCCGGCACCGCCATCGTGTGGGTGCAGGATCGTTACGGCTGGGCGCTGGGCCTCACCGTCCCGGCGGTCGTCCTGGCCGTCGGGCTTTCTTGCCTGGTCGCGGCGTCACGGACGTACAGGTTCCAACGAACTCGCGGCAGCCCGCTCACCAGAGTGTGCCAGGTCGTGGTTGCTGCCGTGAGGAAGTCCTGCGTCGAGCTGCCGGCCGATAGCTCTCTGCTCTACAACATGCCGGAAGACGACCTCGCCATGAAGGGTGCTCAGAGGATCGAACACACCTCTGATCTCCG ATTCTTCGACAAGGCCGCCATTGTCGTGGCTTCGGACAAGGAGGCGTCCGCGCCGGCGCGGAGCAGCCCGTGGAGACTCTGCGCCGTGACGCAGGTCGAGGAGCTCAAGATTCTCGTGCGGATGCTGCCGCTCTGGGCGACCGTCGTCTTCTTCTATGCCGTGTCGGTGCAGGTCTCGTCGACATTCGTGGAGCAAGGCAGGGCGATGGACGCCATCGTCGGCTCCGTGCGCGTCCCGCCCGCGTCCATGTCCACCTTCGATATAATCACCATCATCGTCCTGGTCCCTCTCTACGACCGGGTCTTCGTTCCGGCGGCAAGAAGGCTCACCGGGAGAGAGAAGGGCATCTCGGAGCTGCAGAGGATCGGTGCCGGCCTCGCCATGCCcgtgctcgccatggccgccgcggCGCTTCTAGAGACGGCGCGCCTCCGCGCGGCGAAGGCGGCGCCCCTGGCGCCAAACTCGACGAGCGTGCTGTGGCAGGCGCCGCAGTACGCGCTGGTGGGCGTGGGCCAGCTGCTCACCACCATTGGGCAGCTCGACTTCTTCTACAGCCAGGCGCCGGCCGCCATGAAGACCGTGTGCACGGCGCTCGGGCTCCTCGCGGTAGCGGCCGGTGGCTACCTGAGCTCCTTCCTACTGACGGCCGTGCAGTGGGCGACGGCGACCGGCGACAAACCGGGGTGGATCCCCGACGACCTGAACGAAGGTCATCTGGATCGCTTCTTCTGGATGATGGCCGGACTTGGTTGCCTAAATCTGATCGCGTACTGGAGCTGCGCCAGGAGGTACAAATACAGGAAGGGttgctga
- the LOC123412192 gene encoding protein NRT1/ PTR FAMILY 8.3-like isoform X1: protein MCPSDQLQDYSNLHPLHYRQVKLKHRTSERRALPSSRQWPPPASTRCPCSPRSHSHPPPQLVAAEAYTADGSLDFDGNRALRSRTGGWRACRAVLGTEFCYCLAFYGISYNLVTYLTGVLGQSNVAAARNVSTWQATCFLMPLGGAVVADSYCGRYRTMVVSCFIGVAGMLMTAFSAYLPLLVEKGVSFRGLTSSNIVPVQEFILFLGLYMIAVGLGGLRPCLMSFGADQFDDGDPSERATKGSFFNWYLFNMSCASLISGTAIVWVQDRYGWALGLTVPAVVLAVGLSCLVAASRTYRFQRTRGSPLTRVCQVVVAAVRKSCVELPADSSLLYNMPEDDLAMKGAQRIEHTSDLRFFDKAAIVVASDKEASAPARSSPWRLCAVTQVEELKILVRMLPLWATVVFFYAVSVQVSSTFVEQGRAMDAIVGSVRVPPASMSTFDIITIIVLVPLYDRVFVPAARRLTGREKGISELQRIGAGLAMPVLAMAAAALLETARLRAAKAAPLAPNSTSVLWQAPQYALVGVGQLLTTIGQLDFFYSQAPAAMKTVCTALGLLAVAAGGYLSSFLLTAVQWATATGDKPGWIPDDLNEGHLDRFFWMMAGLGCLNLIAYWSCARRYKYRKGC, encoded by the exons ATGTGTCCGTCAGACCAGCTACAAGATTACAGTAATCTCCACCCGCTGCACTACCGCCAAGTGAAGCTGAAGCATCGGACGAGCGAGAGGCGTGCGCTCCCAAGCTCTCGCCAATGGCCCCCGCCGGCGAGCACACGGTGCCCCTGCTCGCCGAGGTCTCATTCTCACCCCCCTCCGCAGCTCGTC GCAGCGGAGGCGTACACCGCCGACGGGTCCCTTGATTTCGACGGCAACCGGGCGCTGAGGAGTCGCACGGGTGGATGGCGCGCATGCCGCGCGGTTCTTG GCACCGAGTTCTGCTACTGCCTGGCCTTCTACGGCATCTCCTACAACCTCGTCACCTACCTCACCGGCGTCCTGGGCCAGAGCAACGTCGCCGCGGCGAGGAACGTGTCCACCTGGCAGGCCACCTGCTTCCTCATGCCCCTCGGCGGCGCCGTCGTCGCCGACTCCTACTGCGGAAGGTACCGCACCATGGTCGTCTCCTGCTTCATCGGCGTCGCA GGCATGCTCATGACAGCGTTCTCGGCGTACCTGCCGCTGCTCGTCGAGAAGGGCGTGTCGTTCAGAGGCCTCACCTCCTCCAACATCGTGCCGGTCCAGGAGTTCATCTTGTTTCTCGGCCTCTACATGATTGCCGTCGGGTTGGGCGGACTCCGGCCGTGCCTCATGTCCTTCGGCGCCGACCAGTTCGACGACGGCGACCCGTCGGAGCGCGCCACCAAGGGCTCCTTCTTCAACTGGTACCTGTTCAACATGAGCTGCGCGTCGCTGATATCCGGCACCGCCATCGTGTGGGTGCAGGATCGTTACGGCTGGGCGCTGGGCCTCACCGTCCCGGCGGTCGTCCTGGCCGTCGGGCTTTCTTGCCTGGTCGCGGCGTCACGGACGTACAGGTTCCAACGAACTCGCGGCAGCCCGCTCACCAGAGTGTGCCAGGTCGTGGTTGCTGCCGTGAGGAAGTCCTGCGTCGAGCTGCCGGCCGATAGCTCTCTGCTCTACAACATGCCGGAAGACGACCTCGCCATGAAGGGTGCTCAGAGGATCGAACACACCTCTGATCTCCG ATTCTTCGACAAGGCCGCCATTGTCGTGGCTTCGGACAAGGAGGCGTCCGCGCCGGCGCGGAGCAGCCCGTGGAGACTCTGCGCCGTGACGCAGGTCGAGGAGCTCAAGATTCTCGTGCGGATGCTGCCGCTCTGGGCGACCGTCGTCTTCTTCTATGCCGTGTCGGTGCAGGTCTCGTCGACATTCGTGGAGCAAGGCAGGGCGATGGACGCCATCGTCGGCTCCGTGCGCGTCCCGCCCGCGTCCATGTCCACCTTCGATATAATCACCATCATCGTCCTGGTCCCTCTCTACGACCGGGTCTTCGTTCCGGCGGCAAGAAGGCTCACCGGGAGAGAGAAGGGCATCTCGGAGCTGCAGAGGATCGGTGCCGGCCTCGCCATGCCcgtgctcgccatggccgccgcggCGCTTCTAGAGACGGCGCGCCTCCGCGCGGCGAAGGCGGCGCCCCTGGCGCCAAACTCGACGAGCGTGCTGTGGCAGGCGCCGCAGTACGCGCTGGTGGGCGTGGGCCAGCTGCTCACCACCATTGGGCAGCTCGACTTCTTCTACAGCCAGGCGCCGGCCGCCATGAAGACCGTGTGCACGGCGCTCGGGCTCCTCGCGGTAGCGGCCGGTGGCTACCTGAGCTCCTTCCTACTGACGGCCGTGCAGTGGGCGACGGCGACCGGCGACAAACCGGGGTGGATCCCCGACGACCTGAACGAAGGTCATCTGGATCGCTTCTTCTGGATGATGGCCGGACTTGGTTGCCTAAATCTGATCGCGTACTGGAGCTGCGCCAGGAGGTACAAATACAGGAAGGGttgctga
- the LOC123412193 gene encoding putative pentatricopeptide repeat-containing protein At1g10330, which yields MALAPPSVATHMWTGSPYSFGVLERLFQKHFSAPRRLLQVHALLLTSGALSTSDAAATFPYNCLIHAHLRLPASTITPLCAPLRLFSAMLAPRARPNGHTFPSLLRSASASGPATRSLHAQCLRHGLTADRFVACSLLNGTRGERFS from the exons ATGGCGCTGGCGCCGCCGAGCGTCGCGACGCATATGTGGACGGGCTCCCCGTACTCCTTCGGCGTCCTCGAGCGCCTCTTCCAGAAGCACTTCTCCGCCCCTCGCCGGCTCCTCCAGGTCCATGCCCTCCTCCTCACCTCCGGCGCGCTCTCCACCTCCGAcgccgccgccaccttcccctACAACTGCCTCATCCATGCCCACCTCCGCCTCCCCGCTTCCACAATCACCCCGCTATGCGCCCCGCTCCGCCTTTTCTCGGCCATGCtcgcccccagggcgcgccccaaCGGCCACACATTCCCTTCCCTCCTCaggtccgcctccgcctccggacCAGCCACCAGGTCCCTCCATGCGCAGTGCCTCCGCCACGGGCTTACGGCTGATCGCTTCGTTGCATGCTCGCTG TTAAATGGGACAAGGGGAGAAAGATTCAGCTGA
- the LOC123412192 gene encoding protein NRT1/ PTR FAMILY 8.3-like isoform X2, with translation MAPAGEHTVPLLAEAAEAYTADGSLDFDGNRALRSRTGGWRACRAVLGTEFCYCLAFYGISYNLVTYLTGVLGQSNVAAARNVSTWQATCFLMPLGGAVVADSYCGRYRTMVVSCFIGVAGMLMTAFSAYLPLLVEKGVSFRGLTSSNIVPVQEFILFLGLYMIAVGLGGLRPCLMSFGADQFDDGDPSERATKGSFFNWYLFNMSCASLISGTAIVWVQDRYGWALGLTVPAVVLAVGLSCLVAASRTYRFQRTRGSPLTRVCQVVVAAVRKSCVELPADSSLLYNMPEDDLAMKGAQRIEHTSDLRFFDKAAIVVASDKEASAPARSSPWRLCAVTQVEELKILVRMLPLWATVVFFYAVSVQVSSTFVEQGRAMDAIVGSVRVPPASMSTFDIITIIVLVPLYDRVFVPAARRLTGREKGISELQRIGAGLAMPVLAMAAAALLETARLRAAKAAPLAPNSTSVLWQAPQYALVGVGQLLTTIGQLDFFYSQAPAAMKTVCTALGLLAVAAGGYLSSFLLTAVQWATATGDKPGWIPDDLNEGHLDRFFWMMAGLGCLNLIAYWSCARRYKYRKGC, from the exons ATGGCCCCCGCCGGCGAGCACACGGTGCCCCTGCTCGCCGAG GCAGCGGAGGCGTACACCGCCGACGGGTCCCTTGATTTCGACGGCAACCGGGCGCTGAGGAGTCGCACGGGTGGATGGCGCGCATGCCGCGCGGTTCTTG GCACCGAGTTCTGCTACTGCCTGGCCTTCTACGGCATCTCCTACAACCTCGTCACCTACCTCACCGGCGTCCTGGGCCAGAGCAACGTCGCCGCGGCGAGGAACGTGTCCACCTGGCAGGCCACCTGCTTCCTCATGCCCCTCGGCGGCGCCGTCGTCGCCGACTCCTACTGCGGAAGGTACCGCACCATGGTCGTCTCCTGCTTCATCGGCGTCGCA GGCATGCTCATGACAGCGTTCTCGGCGTACCTGCCGCTGCTCGTCGAGAAGGGCGTGTCGTTCAGAGGCCTCACCTCCTCCAACATCGTGCCGGTCCAGGAGTTCATCTTGTTTCTCGGCCTCTACATGATTGCCGTCGGGTTGGGCGGACTCCGGCCGTGCCTCATGTCCTTCGGCGCCGACCAGTTCGACGACGGCGACCCGTCGGAGCGCGCCACCAAGGGCTCCTTCTTCAACTGGTACCTGTTCAACATGAGCTGCGCGTCGCTGATATCCGGCACCGCCATCGTGTGGGTGCAGGATCGTTACGGCTGGGCGCTGGGCCTCACCGTCCCGGCGGTCGTCCTGGCCGTCGGGCTTTCTTGCCTGGTCGCGGCGTCACGGACGTACAGGTTCCAACGAACTCGCGGCAGCCCGCTCACCAGAGTGTGCCAGGTCGTGGTTGCTGCCGTGAGGAAGTCCTGCGTCGAGCTGCCGGCCGATAGCTCTCTGCTCTACAACATGCCGGAAGACGACCTCGCCATGAAGGGTGCTCAGAGGATCGAACACACCTCTGATCTCCG ATTCTTCGACAAGGCCGCCATTGTCGTGGCTTCGGACAAGGAGGCGTCCGCGCCGGCGCGGAGCAGCCCGTGGAGACTCTGCGCCGTGACGCAGGTCGAGGAGCTCAAGATTCTCGTGCGGATGCTGCCGCTCTGGGCGACCGTCGTCTTCTTCTATGCCGTGTCGGTGCAGGTCTCGTCGACATTCGTGGAGCAAGGCAGGGCGATGGACGCCATCGTCGGCTCCGTGCGCGTCCCGCCCGCGTCCATGTCCACCTTCGATATAATCACCATCATCGTCCTGGTCCCTCTCTACGACCGGGTCTTCGTTCCGGCGGCAAGAAGGCTCACCGGGAGAGAGAAGGGCATCTCGGAGCTGCAGAGGATCGGTGCCGGCCTCGCCATGCCcgtgctcgccatggccgccgcggCGCTTCTAGAGACGGCGCGCCTCCGCGCGGCGAAGGCGGCGCCCCTGGCGCCAAACTCGACGAGCGTGCTGTGGCAGGCGCCGCAGTACGCGCTGGTGGGCGTGGGCCAGCTGCTCACCACCATTGGGCAGCTCGACTTCTTCTACAGCCAGGCGCCGGCCGCCATGAAGACCGTGTGCACGGCGCTCGGGCTCCTCGCGGTAGCGGCCGGTGGCTACCTGAGCTCCTTCCTACTGACGGCCGTGCAGTGGGCGACGGCGACCGGCGACAAACCGGGGTGGATCCCCGACGACCTGAACGAAGGTCATCTGGATCGCTTCTTCTGGATGATGGCCGGACTTGGTTGCCTAAATCTGATCGCGTACTGGAGCTGCGCCAGGAGGTACAAATACAGGAAGGGttgctga
- the LOC123412192 gene encoding protein NRT1/ PTR FAMILY 8.3-like isoform X4 has translation MARMPRGSWHRVLLLPGLLRHLLQPRHLPHRRPGPEQRRRGEERVHLAGHLLPHAPRRRRRRRLLLRKGMLMTAFSAYLPLLVEKGVSFRGLTSSNIVPVQEFILFLGLYMIAVGLGGLRPCLMSFGADQFDDGDPSERATKGSFFNWYLFNMSCASLISGTAIVWVQDRYGWALGLTVPAVVLAVGLSCLVAASRTYRFQRTRGSPLTRVCQVVVAAVRKSCVELPADSSLLYNMPEDDLAMKGAQRIEHTSDLRFFDKAAIVVASDKEASAPARSSPWRLCAVTQVEELKILVRMLPLWATVVFFYAVSVQVSSTFVEQGRAMDAIVGSVRVPPASMSTFDIITIIVLVPLYDRVFVPAARRLTGREKGISELQRIGAGLAMPVLAMAAAALLETARLRAAKAAPLAPNSTSVLWQAPQYALVGVGQLLTTIGQLDFFYSQAPAAMKTVCTALGLLAVAAGGYLSSFLLTAVQWATATGDKPGWIPDDLNEGHLDRFFWMMAGLGCLNLIAYWSCARRYKYRKGC, from the exons ATGGCGCGCATGCCGCGCGGTTCTTG GCACCGAGTTCTGCTACTGCCTGGCCTTCTACGGCATCTCCTACAACCTCGTCACCTACCTCACCGGCGTCCTGGGCCAGAGCAACGTCGCCGCGGCGAGGAACGTGTCCACCTGGCAGGCCACCTGCTTCCTCATGCCCCTCGGCGGCGCCGTCGTCGCCGACTCCTACTGCGGAAG GGCATGCTCATGACAGCGTTCTCGGCGTACCTGCCGCTGCTCGTCGAGAAGGGCGTGTCGTTCAGAGGCCTCACCTCCTCCAACATCGTGCCGGTCCAGGAGTTCATCTTGTTTCTCGGCCTCTACATGATTGCCGTCGGGTTGGGCGGACTCCGGCCGTGCCTCATGTCCTTCGGCGCCGACCAGTTCGACGACGGCGACCCGTCGGAGCGCGCCACCAAGGGCTCCTTCTTCAACTGGTACCTGTTCAACATGAGCTGCGCGTCGCTGATATCCGGCACCGCCATCGTGTGGGTGCAGGATCGTTACGGCTGGGCGCTGGGCCTCACCGTCCCGGCGGTCGTCCTGGCCGTCGGGCTTTCTTGCCTGGTCGCGGCGTCACGGACGTACAGGTTCCAACGAACTCGCGGCAGCCCGCTCACCAGAGTGTGCCAGGTCGTGGTTGCTGCCGTGAGGAAGTCCTGCGTCGAGCTGCCGGCCGATAGCTCTCTGCTCTACAACATGCCGGAAGACGACCTCGCCATGAAGGGTGCTCAGAGGATCGAACACACCTCTGATCTCCG ATTCTTCGACAAGGCCGCCATTGTCGTGGCTTCGGACAAGGAGGCGTCCGCGCCGGCGCGGAGCAGCCCGTGGAGACTCTGCGCCGTGACGCAGGTCGAGGAGCTCAAGATTCTCGTGCGGATGCTGCCGCTCTGGGCGACCGTCGTCTTCTTCTATGCCGTGTCGGTGCAGGTCTCGTCGACATTCGTGGAGCAAGGCAGGGCGATGGACGCCATCGTCGGCTCCGTGCGCGTCCCGCCCGCGTCCATGTCCACCTTCGATATAATCACCATCATCGTCCTGGTCCCTCTCTACGACCGGGTCTTCGTTCCGGCGGCAAGAAGGCTCACCGGGAGAGAGAAGGGCATCTCGGAGCTGCAGAGGATCGGTGCCGGCCTCGCCATGCCcgtgctcgccatggccgccgcggCGCTTCTAGAGACGGCGCGCCTCCGCGCGGCGAAGGCGGCGCCCCTGGCGCCAAACTCGACGAGCGTGCTGTGGCAGGCGCCGCAGTACGCGCTGGTGGGCGTGGGCCAGCTGCTCACCACCATTGGGCAGCTCGACTTCTTCTACAGCCAGGCGCCGGCCGCCATGAAGACCGTGTGCACGGCGCTCGGGCTCCTCGCGGTAGCGGCCGGTGGCTACCTGAGCTCCTTCCTACTGACGGCCGTGCAGTGGGCGACGGCGACCGGCGACAAACCGGGGTGGATCCCCGACGACCTGAACGAAGGTCATCTGGATCGCTTCTTCTGGATGATGGCCGGACTTGGTTGCCTAAATCTGATCGCGTACTGGAGCTGCGCCAGGAGGTACAAATACAGGAAGGGttgctga